Proteins encoded within one genomic window of Humulus lupulus chromosome 1, drHumLupu1.1, whole genome shotgun sequence:
- the LOC133808894 gene encoding uncharacterized protein LOC133808894, whose protein sequence is MVPTIVRGHRLHGYLNGTKMCPSEFIPVTGEAKYEGELETNPEYEQWIINDQLLMGWLYSSMTEGIATEVMGSTSAAGLYRALEILYGAYSKSKMDDTRILIQTVRKGSTPMGEYLRQKKNWSDILALAGDPYPEAHLVANVLSGLDAEYLSIVVQIEARPSTTWQELQDILLSFDSKIERLQTLTISNKTTKPTNPQAHIVAKNNSGSNSAGRGRGSSNQT, encoded by the coding sequence ATGGTACCCACCATTGTTCGTGGTCATAGGTTGCATGGATATCTCAATGGCACCAAAATGTGCCCATCAGAATTTATTCCAGTTACTGGTGAAGCCAAATATGAAGGCGAGTTGGAAACTAACCCTGAGTATGAACAATGGATCATTAATGATCAACTACTCATGGGTTGGCTTTACAGCTCTATGACCGAAGGAATTGCCACTGAAGTCATGGGATCCACTTCTGCAGCAGGTCTCTACAGAGCTTTGGAAATCCTTTATGGAGCCTACTCTAAATCCAAGATGGATGACACAAGGATCCTTATTCAGACTGTTCGCAAAGGCTCAACACCGATGGGGGAATATCTACGGCAAAAGAAAAATTGGTCTGACATTCTTGCTCTTGCAGGTGACCCTTATCCAGAGGCACACCTTGTGGCCAATGTTCTATCTGGTCTGGATGCAGAGTACCTATCAATTGTGGTACAAATTGAAGCAAGACCGAGTACAACTTGGCAAGAATTACAAGATATCCTTCTAAGTTTCGATAGCAAAATCGAGAGGCTGCAGACCCTTACCATTAGCAACAAAACAACCAAACCTACAAATCCTCAAGCCCACATTGTTGCTAAAAATAACTCTGGATCCAACTCAGCAGGACGTGGTCGTGGATCAAGCAATCAAACTTAG